From Hydractinia symbiolongicarpus strain clone_291-10 chromosome 12, HSymV2.1, whole genome shotgun sequence, one genomic window encodes:
- the LOC130622430 gene encoding piggyBac transposable element-derived protein 3-like — MVGTVRRNRIGKCSVSSEKEMKKKGRRTHEERVATIDDVDVCVVSWFDNKVVTLLSNFVGSEPTRYVKRFSKKENKHIEIPCPNLVTIYNKHMGGVDFLDSLLGYYRNKIRSKKWYHRIFFHLIDMMVVNAWILWRNQDPNVPLVKFKLAVADLLCHY, encoded by the coding sequence ATGGTAGGGACAGTTCGTCGTAACCGAATAGGAAAATGTTCAGTATCGTcagaaaaagaaatgaaaaagaaagGTCGCAGAACTCATGAAGAACGTGTCGCAACAATAGATGATGTTGATGTCTGCGTTGTCTCGTGGTTTGATAATAAGGTGGTAACCCTGCTATCTAATTTTGTTGGTAGCGAACCAACAAGATATGTCAAGAggttttcaaaaaaagaaaacaaacatatCGAGATACCGTGCCCAAACCTTGTTACGATTTATAACAAACATATGGGAGGCGTAGACTTTTTAGATTCGCTTTTAGGGTATTACCGCAACAAAATCCGGTCAAAAAAGTGGTATCACAGAATTTTCTTCCACTTAATTGATATGATGGTAGTCAATGCTTGGATTTTATGGAGAAACCAAGATCCAAATGTGCCTTTAGTAAAGTTCAAACTAGCTGTTGCTGATTTATTGTGCCATTACTAG
- the LOC130622095 gene encoding cGMP-dependent protein kinase 1-like, translating into MGNGASSRVGSVITIDGDRIEVARLKLLYPELRSEIKKKDELISEQEKKINSYEFELTNLKKEIRELKDVLEATVVKPKKYDSIPEGKELDVNSNVTALTRTDSLRKFKEVITKVRNKRYAVSAESGKNSETLNTDFKKIPKSSESRKLIGDAILKNNFLKHLEEAQVREIVLCMDLKTFKQGDDVIKEGDSGSALFVLNKGSLQVRQGDKVLGKPLGPGMLFGELAILYNCTRTASVRALEDVEVWSIERTIFQAVMKRTGTMRRDEHFLFLRSVGVFSGFSKDKLYKIGEVVTEEVFQEDEYIIREGERGDSFFIIMGGSVKVLQLVEGKDKPQEIRELNSGDYFGEKALFSEDLRTASIVANKGGANCLVIERDHFMSFIGDLEHIREKDYGDRARKAIALSRSSIPKVCPIRPEFQNKKVTDYQLVATLGMGGFGRVELVHEKGNPDQTYALKYLIKKHVVETKQQEHVFNEKKILLELDSSFIVKLYRTFKDKKHVYLLMEVCLGGELWTILRDKDNFDEPTTKFYIACVVEAFDYLRSRRIVYRDLKPENLMMDSIGYVKLVDFGFAKKIENGGKTWTFCGTPEYVAPEIILNKGHDCSSDCWSLGILIYELMTGNPPFSSSDAMSTYNIILRGIDALEFSPLITRNAQILIKKLCKDNPMERLGNQKDGFTDVRKHKWFQGFHWSGVRSRTLKPPIQPKIKGPLDNSNFDYFSPSKDSPPDENSGWDKDF; encoded by the exons ATGGGTAACGGGGCCAGCTCACGAGTTGGTTCAGTGATCACGATCGATGGGGACCGAATCGAAGTTGCTAGACTGAAATTGCTATATCCAGAACTTCGATCAGAGATCAAGAAAAAGGACGAGTTAATATCCGAGcaggagaaaaaaataaactcatacgaattcgaacttactaatttaaaaaaagaaatccgAGAATTAAAAGATGTTCTTGAAGCAACCGTGGTTAAACCTAAAAAATATGATTCAATTCCAGAAGGCAAAGAACTGGATGTTAACTCGAACGTGACCGCTTTAACTCGAACGGATTCATTGCGCAAATTTAAAGAAGTTATCACTAAAGTGCGAAACAAGCGATATGCTGTCTCTGCAGAAAGTGGAAAAAACTCGGAAACCTTAAATACAGACTTCAAAAAAATTCCGAAGAGTTCTGAATCTAGAAAACTTATCGGTGACgcaattttgaaaaacaatttcCTAAAACACCTGGAAGAAGCGCAAGTGAGAGAAATTGTTCTGTGCATGGATTTGAAAACATTTAAACaaggtgatgacgtcatcaaggaaGGGGATTCCGGAAGTGCTTTATTTGTCCTTAACAAGGGTTCGTTACAAGTTCGTCAAGGTGACAAAGTTTTGGGCAAACCCTTAGGCCCTGGAATGCTGTTTGGAGAATTGGCAATTTTGTACAACTGCACAAGGACAGCCTCGGTAAGGGCGTTGGAAGATGTTGAAGTTTGGTCAATCGAGAGAACAATATTTCAAGCTGTTATGAAAAGAACTGGTACAATGAGGCGAGACGAACATTTCTTATTCTTGAGAAGTGTCGGTGTATTTTCTGGTTTCAGTAAAGACAAACTCTATAAAATTGGTGAAGTTGTAACTGAAGAAGTTTTTCAAGAGGATGAATACATCATCCGAGAAGGAGAGCGTGGTGACTCCTTCTTCATTATAATGGGAG gatCTGTGAAAGTTTTGCAACTGGTCGAAGGTAAGGACAAACCTCAAGAAATACGTGAATTAAATTCAGGTGACTATTTTGGAGAAAAAGCTTTATTCAGTGAAGATCTTAGAACAGCAAGTATCGTTGCTAATAAGGGAGGCGCAAACTGCTTAGTTATCGAAAGGGATCATTTCATGAGTTTTATCGGCGATTTGGAGCATATACGTGAAAAGGATTACGGTGACAGAGCAAGAAAGGCCATTGCTTTATCTCGGTCATCAATCCCAAAAGTTTGCCCAATTCGTCctgaatttcaaaacaaaaaagtaacgGATTACCAACTTGTTGCAACGTTAGGAATGGGTGGTTTCGGTCGCGTAGAATTAGTGCACGAAAAAGGTAACCCGGATCAAACATATGCATTAAAATATTTGATCAAAAAGCATGTGGTcgaaacaaaacaacaagaacATGTGTTTAACGAAAAAAAGATCTTGTTGGAGTTGGATTCTTCGTTCATCGTGAAGTTATACCGAACGTTCAAAGATAAGAAGCATGTGTACCTTCTTATGGAAGTTTGTTTAGGAGGGGAGCTCTGGACGATTTTGCGGGATAAGGATAATTTTGACGAACccacaacaaaattttatatCGCATGCGTTGTTGAAGCGTTCGACTATTTACGCAGTCGACGTATCGTATACCGTGATTTAAAACCTGAAAATTTAATGATGGATAGTATCGGTTACGTAAAGTTAGTTGATTTTggttttgctaaaaaaattgaaaatggcGGCAAAACCTGGACATTTTGTGGAACACCAGAATATGTAGCCCCcgaaattattttaaacaaaggaCACGATTGTTCATCCGACTGCTGGTCGCTAGGGATCCTAATATACGAGCTCATGACCGGAAATCCGCCATTTAGTAGTTCCGATGCTATGAGTACATATAATATTATTCTAAGAGGAATAGACGCTTTGGAATTCTCACCACTAATCACGCGAAACGCACAAATCCTTATTAAGAAACTTTGTAAGGATAATCCGATGGAGCGCCTTGGTAACCAAAAAGATGGTTTTACGGACGTTCGTAAACACAAATGGTTTCAGGGTTTCCATTGGAGTGGTGTGCGAAGTCGAACTTTAAAACCGCCAATTCAACCGAAAATAAAAGGACCTCTAGACAACTCAAACTTTGATTATTTTTCACCAAGCAAGGATTCTCCTCCGGATGAAAACTCAGGATGGGATAAAGACTTCTAA